A section of the Malania oleifera isolate guangnan ecotype guangnan chromosome 2, ASM2987363v1, whole genome shotgun sequence genome encodes:
- the LOC131148641 gene encoding E3 ubiquitin-protein ligase RMA1H1-like — translation MSTEQYIEEAVAQNDSDGGDDSSLVKWKPVLGSDNNHSGGFECNICLEFVQDPVVTLCGHLYCWPCIYRWLHLQSISNEISDEQRQQCPVCKAEVSHTTLVPIYGRGETTTLSEAKTKQLGIAIPRRPAGPACGVGTLLATNAGTSLLRPPPELRGRDDFHQSQPYRPHLDSYSDPPMLGPGLLGEMIYARVFGNSPANSYSYANSYHLAGTSHPRVRRHLAQADRSLGRICFFLCCCVLSCLLLF, via the coding sequence ATGTCTACAGAGCAGTATATTGAAGAGGCAGTGGCACAGAATGATTCCGATGGAGGAGATGACTCTTCTTTAGTGAAGTGGAAGCCTGTATTGGGCTCGGACAATAATCACTCGGGCGGTTTCGAATGCAACATCTGCCTGGAGTTCGTCCAGGATCCTGTGGTAACGCTCTGCGGCCACCTGTACTGCTGGCCCTGCATTTACAGATGGCTTCATTTGCAGAGCATCTCCAATGAAATTTCAGACGAGCAACGGCAGCAGTGCCCCGTATGCAAAGCCGAAGTTTCGCACACAACCCTAGTCCCAATCTATGGCCGTGGAGAAACCACAACGCTCTCCGAAGCCAAAACCAAGCAGCTTGGTATTGCCATTCCCCGTAGACCAGCTGGCCCTGCCTGTGGAGTGGGCACCCTCCTGGCAACCAACGCCGGCACTAGTCTCCTGAGGCCACCTCCCGAGCTTCGAGGTCGAGATGATTTCCATCAATCGCAGCCGTATCGCCCTCACCTTGACAGCTACAGTGATCCGCCGATGCTCGGACCTGGGTTGCTTGGGGAAATGATTTATGCGAGGGTGTTCGGGAACTCGCCCGCCAATTCGTATTCTTATGCGAACTCGTATCATCTCGCTGGAACCAGTCATCCTAGAGTGAGGAGGCATCTAGCACAGGCCGATAGGTCACTTGGCCGGATCTGTTTCTTCCTATGCTGTTGTGTTCTTTCGTGTCTCCTTTTGTTCTGA